The Anopheles coluzzii chromosome 2, AcolN3, whole genome shotgun sequence genome window below encodes:
- the LOC120953192 gene encoding uncharacterized protein LOC120953192 produces the protein MALYRSIALLCWLSFLLLFLVGLIEARSIGDTSRLTHHCMDGLQLHDNHFVPGVPCEAACEHCGCKGIYLGEKCICFCTTDDKEKENCLSSIRKNELRAGIDNDILILTRTGGRFARDIRQVASLRARMGRGASAVWNSKRNPVMFLTKKESETNKHVQ, from the exons ATGGCACTGTATCGATCGATCGCTCTACTGTGTTGGCTCAGTTTCTTACTGCTCTTCCTGGTTGGTTTGATCGAAGCTCGATCGATTGGTGATACCAGTCGATTGACCCATCACTGCATGGATGGGCTGCAACTGCACGACAATCACTTCGTACCGGGTGTACCGTGTGAGGCTGCCTGTGAGCATTGTGGCTGCAAAGGAATCTATCTAGGCGAGAAATGCATCTGTTTCTGCACAACCGACGACAAAGAAA AGGAAAACTGTTTGTCGTCGATTAGGAAAAATGAGCTGAGGGCTGGCATTGATAACGATATTCTGATCCTCACGCGCACTGGCGGTAGATTTGCTCGGGATATCAGACAAGTGGCATCGCTGAGGGCGCGCATGGGCCGAGGAGCATCTGCTGTGTGGAATTCAAAGCGTAACCCAGTCATGTTTCTGACCAAAaaggaaagtgaaacaaataaacatgttCAGTAA